ACAAGTCATCATTTAGCAGTATCAGCGTCCTAAAATCCTCATAAAAAGGCTGTGGTCCCACTCTACGAATCTCTGGTTGTATGGCAGAAAGAATATCTGCAATTCTTAACAGTTTCTTTAAAACTATTCTCAACCTCGAAAAAGTGAAGCCAAGCTTTTGACCTAAGAAATGCTTGCAGAAACCGTTAAGCAATTTCGCTTGCTGTAGCAGAGCTATCTGGGCTGAACTTGGTTTGGTTTCTGATGTTTGGCTGTACCATAACAATACCTCTATATTGCATATCGCCAGAGTTGGTTTTCTTGGGAAGTTTAGTTATATGATTATATCCCAAGAAATATTTAAGAACACCTGTATGAGAAAGAAATTTAGAGAGTGGGGATATAGCATGGTAAGCCTTGCTAGTTTCTGCTGGCATACAACTGAGGAGTGATTAGAATGAACAATTATTTTTCACAATCTACATTTTGGTGAAAACATTGCTTTGCTTTCAATCAAGTTCAACTAATGTTTTAGTTGATAAATCTAGCTCTTCGATTTCAACCAGCCGTTGACCCAAATAGTGTTAAATATGAAATCATCTAGGGGGTTCAAGATCTAGAGATTTTATATATATTGACGCCTGTTGTATGATTTGAGTCTAAAGAGCTTAGTTTTATTTAGGTTTTATGTATATAAAAGCAAATTGTAGATGCCTACTTGTTGAATGGTAAAATTATCCGGCTGGAATATTTCTGACCTGATCAAGTCAAAGCTCTCATACATTCTGACTTGGAAGTCAGTTCCGTAGGCGATAGGCCTCAATTTCTTTACAAAAATTTGTGGTTTTGCTAGTTTCAGTTTCTGTACAGTTTTTCTGATGTTGGTTGTTTCAATTCTTTCAccgtttttccttttttttctcttctttttctgttGTTTGTTGAGCCGAAGTGATTTTGATTGCATGTATGAGCTTGCAGGCTTCTCTAGAAGTGGACATTGTTGCATATGGAGGTACTTGTTCAAAGGAAAGTTGCCTAAAAATATTGCCTGTCACTTACTTCTTTCTAAGATTTCGTTCTCTTTTCATAACTATGCATATTTTGTCGCGCGACTGCTTTTGAGAGTTATGTGTCTTTCTGTTACTGTTGATTAGATGAATCAATTGAACTTCTTCCTCACTTCCTTGGTTAAATGGTTTAATTTTTAACTGAGTTTGTGACTTATTGCACTGGCCGCTGATACTGTTGTCAAGATTCCAAGAATATATCATAGTTACTTTTGACTGCATTGTCTAAATCAATTTTGAACTTAATATTCATATTCAAGTTCAACTGCTCTGTCTAGATTCATTATCTTTCAGGTTTTTCTTATTGACTTGTATACATGAAACTTTAGGCATATGCAGATGTAAGTCTGAACTGGAAATGATTTCTCCCGATTTCTACAGTTTCTCTAATCTTAGAAGTAAAGAATAAGGAATTTAGTCTTGTTCACAATTATATCCGTATGCAACTTTAAGTCTCCACTTACTACATACCCTGTAGTTTTACATCGTTTTCCGTTAATCGTCTAAGTCATTCAGTGAGGCATTTGTTTGGTACATTCCCTCTCTTTCCTACTGCATTAGTTTCTTTAACTATTTTCAGTTCCTTTATTATTGGGGTGAAGCTCCACTATAACATGTCAAATCATACTTCGGCTGTCCCATTCCATTTGTTGAATTAGGTATTCGTCTTATATGTAAACTCATTTCGGCAGGTTCAGATCCGCATTCTGCTATTCTTGAGGATCGATCTATTCATGTTCATACTATGGTATTGATCTAAGCTGATCTTTATTCTTCCAGTCTAAATTTTTCTATTCCAGTCTGAGCTGAtctttttcattcattcatttgttTCTCTCATAGACACAGCTTCCAGTCCCCCAGGGTTTGCCTAAGATACTTCGTCCAGTGATTCTCTTGTGCAAGGCATTGACTCAGTTTATCACGCTTCTTTGGTTTCTCTGCTACAAAATTCCGGCACCTGATGTTTTCATAGTGCAGGTGGTATACATATTCCGAGGATCACATGTCAGCTAATGTATCTAGTCACCTGCTTATTCCAAATTGTGTAACTGATCTTATGCTTGTTGGGCTTTTACAGAACCCACCTTCAGTTCCAACTTTAGTAGCTGTTAAATGGGCTAGTTGGCTGAGGCATTCAGCAATTATTGTCGATTGGCATAATTTTGGATATACTCTGCTGGCGTTGTCTATGGGAAGAAGTAGTCCTTTTGTGAAAATATATCGCTGGTAATTACAGCCTTAATGTAATTTACTTTCTTGGTCTTGCATTCAGTGTATGAGCTTTTCAGCATTTTTCAGGATTGAAAAACACTATGGTAAGATGGCTGACGGTTCTTTATGTGTTACTAAAGCAATGCAACATGAACTGGCTCAGAACTGGGAGATCAAGTAAGTTATTCAGCTAAAAGGATCTCTCTCCCATGTGTTACATTTACAAAGTGATACAAGATTTTTTTGTATAATGAATAATTTGTTTCTTTGTGTTTTGATATGATTAGAGCAACGGTGTTGTATGATCAGCCCCCGGAGTTTTTTCATCCTGCCTCACTTGAAGAAAAGCATAAGGTTAACCAAGTGTTTATTACTGTCTTCTTATTGGTAATGTGATTTCTGCGAAACTATGAATATGATGGCGGTTTTTTTTGTAGTTATTTTGCAGGttaaataaagatataactcATCCTCATGGTTTTCGTGATTTTGTTAGTGCTGGTAATGTCTGATCAGAATGTTTTCATAAGTTTAATTTTCACTTGAGATACACTTATGGACCACACTCGGCTCTCGCAGGACATGTGGAAATGGATAGCAATGCTGTAAATGAAAATCTCTTTACCCATCAGATTGGTAGCGACATTGTCTTGAAGCCAGACAGGCCAGTCCTTGTTGTTAGCAGTACAAGCTGGTAAGCTATGTTATAGGGgtctttgtgttcttggtaacatgacggttactaaattttggtttccaaactgaGAGGAGTTCCCTTGAGTATTACAGGAACTAATGCTTCTTTTCAGGACCGTAGATGAAGATTTTGGCATGCTTCTGGAAGCCGCTTTAATGTATGATAGGCGTGTTGCTGCAATCATGAATGAGGATGATTCAAATGAGGAACATATGGTTTTTGAGGGCTCTCGCATTGGAAAAAGTAGCATGTATCCGAAGTTGTTGTTCATTATTACTGGTAatatcctctctctctctctctcttgtttcttttctttttctcccttCATGATGTCGATTGAACCCTGTGGGGGTTTACCTTTTGGCCAGTGGCCTTATCTGTTGTTAGTCTTGTGACTTTATAGGTAAGGGACCTGAAAGAGAAAAATATGAGGAGCAAATAAAAAGGTTGCGGTTAAAACGTGTTGCTTTTCGTACAATGTGGCTAGCTGCTGAGGATTATCCATTACTTCTTGGTAAACCTTCTACTTGCCATTATTGGTTATTATTTCTGGACTCGGTGCACTTAGGCGACATGTGCTACCTGCTAATATCTAAATATTCTTTGTTTTATAGGATCAGCAGATTTAGGTGTTTGCCTGCATACTTCTTCATCTGGGTTGGACCTTCCAATGAAGGTAGTACTTTGAGGTccttgaagaatctgaaatagaaTCAGACCTAGAAATCCTGAAAACTTTAATTCATTGCATCTCTCAATAGTAATGTACTTACTATATAGCTCATGTCATTGACAATTTCTGGGTTCAGGTTGTGGATATGTTTGGATGTGGACTTCCTGTATGTGCTGTTTCCTTTTCATGGTAAGCTTTCTTATATCTTTCTGAGTTCTAGGTAGCATTGTATGAGATGCAGCCAGTTATGGATCACTATCTTATTAGTTTAAATGTGGGGCCATTTTACTCACTTTGTGATGTTATTTCTGTTGACTTGATTGTTTCAAAGCATCGAAGAGCTTGTAAAGGTTGGGGAAAATGGTCTTCtgttttcatcatcttctgagCTTGCTGATGAACTCTTGGTAAGTTTAGTAGCTCCTAGTCTTTATTCTCTAGTTCTCAGCGAATATGCAACCTGTAGTaggtcttctttttcttttgtacgtTTTCCTGCAGCCATAGTTATCATTAATCGATACTATGTGGTCTGTGCAGTATTAGAAATTGAGCTTATCAAGTGTTCATAGAAAATCAAAGCAATACTCACATTCTTTGCATGTTGCTAAACTTTCCACAGATGCTTTTTAAGGGCTTCCCTGATGGATGTGATGCTATGAAGTCATTGAGGAACGGTGTTTCGGAACGAGGGTCTTCTGCTAGGTGGGCCAACGAGTGGGAAGAGCATGCGAAGCCACTTTTATCTGAAGTAAGTTACTAGTTGCTATTCACATCTCGCCGGAGAGTTGTGTTTGTCTTTATTTAAACCGTGCTATTTAGAGTTCCTCCTGATtgtttattttttgaagcatCCTTCTGATGTATTTGTTATTGTTTTTCTTCAGGTTATTTTGATGAGCCACAAGTGAACTTTATTTTCATTATTACTtttaaattgaaatttgaaataaATATCAAATGGCTAATAGATCATGGCACCTTTTTAATAATAGTTTTGGGACCAGGCATTTCATAGGCTCGGACGCTCGGTGTACTTTGCCATTCAAAACAGTACACATTTccgatttttccttttttttttttttttttttttttttacggagGAAGGAAAATGTTGAGAGAGTACTAATCTCTACTGCATTTCAAAGCCCACCACTTCAACAGTCCAACTTGACATGGTCCTAATCGTAGTCCATGCGTCTGGTCAAGAGAGGTAACATCCAATGGCATTTCAAACTTAAACTTGACATATATATAGTCAAAGGATTAGTCTAGAGAATGTAATGTTTAATGGGTTCCGGACACTAGTACATGGGaatctaaaaaaaaaagcaacatGCCGTGTTGCAAGGGAGATTATGAGCTACAGCCTACGGGGGATTAGCCAAAACATTGCCCAAAACATTGCCAAGTGTTATATTATATGCCCATTTTGTGGCCTAAAATTTTTCGTGGGACAAATCTGCAATACTtcgtggttcagtgaatcaacttcaaagTTCAACTACACGTAGCCTTTCACACTTGCATTAAAGTATGTATTTGTCTTCATTTTTTGGGTTGGGATATCCTCTGTGCTCCCAAATCTGAAGATGGGTTAGGTTTCGGGAAAGCTCAATTAAACAATTTGACTATGCTAGCCAAAAATGTCCGGAGGATCAATAATTGTCTCGTAGCTACTATTCTTAAAACTAGATATTTCCCAGGCTTGATGTCTTACATGCTAAATGTTCTAGTAATTGTTCTTGTACTTGGAAGTGTTTGCATGCTATTAAGGGGATGATTAAACCTATTATTTCTTGGATTGTGGAAGATGGTCAGTCCATCGACCCCTGGTGTGACAAATGGATCCCAACTCTGGGATGTGTGACACCAAACCCTCTTGTTTCCCCGGACCCTAACATTAAAGTCTCTTATTTTATTGATCCTATTACTGGATCCTGAGATGTTAGTAGGCTCAATACCCGTTATGATGGTGCTTCTGTGGAGAAAAACATTTCTATTCCCTGAAGCCAGTTATGCACTCCTGACAGGAGGGCctgggatctttcaaagaatgacAAATTTTCTTCTAAATTTTCCTACTTGGGACTTCGAGGACTCAGGTCTTCCCCTTGTAGTAACCTTTTGAAGCGCATTTGGAAAATTAGAGTTCCTTGTAGGATTCAAATTTTTACTTGGAAGCTATAAGAAATGCCATACCTACTAGGACTGTTTTAAATACTATAACGCCTATGCATGTTGTTGATTGTACTAGATGTCATGACCCTAATGGGCATGTTATGCATGTTTTAGTTCTCTGTCCCTTTGCTAGTCGTGTCTGGTTCCTCTCTTCTCTGTGTGTTAACACTCACacttttataatttttttcttgATTGGATGATGTTCTGGCTTGTTAATCATGTCTCTAAACTCCCTGAGGAAGCTCAGTGTCTGTTTGTTACCATTCTTTGGTCTCTATGGAGTAATAGAAATAATCTGGTTTTCCAAAACATTAAGGAATCTCATAACGTTGTTTTGAATAGAGCTAGAGCCATGCTTTTGACTAGCAAAACCTAGACTGCTCATCTCTTCTTCTGTCTATTGGTTTTTGTGACAAATGGATGCCCCCTCCCATTGTTTGGATAAAATGTAATATTGATGGTGTCTTTGATGATATTTCTGGGGATAATGGTGTAGGTTATGTGATGAGAGATTTTTCAAGCAAAGCTTCCTTTTGTGCCTCCATAGTTTTTAAAGTAAATTCTACTGAAGAAGTTGAAGCTAGAGCTATTTGGGAAGTTCTGAAAAAAGCTATGGAGAAAAAACTTTCTCACATCATCATTGTAAGTGTTGTCAAGGATCTCATCGACCAATTTTCTGCTAGTGTTTGATGGAGATTCTAGAATGGATGCTATCTTTAAAGACattcagtttttttcttttagtttagttGCTTGTGTTTTTACGTTTCAACCTAGAATCTGTAACTCTGTTGCTCATAAGCTTGCTCAATGGGCAACAAAGAGCAAGTCTTCTATGTACTGATTTGTGCCTCCAATATGGCTTATGCCTGTTGTCGAGGGGAATCATTAGCCTTGTTGAAGGACGTTgactattaaaaataaataaaaaatatatgtaTCTGCGTTCACTCTTGAGGATTTACGCAATGGAAGtcgttcttcttttctttttaactctttatgcccccataagcataagaggtttgtCATGCGTCAATGAATTTAAACAGCTCAACAAGATAAGCAAACCAATGAACAAAAAGGTATAACGCAACAAACCGATTTCATTGCATTAAGGAAGATTACATAAAACAGCCCATCACATGGACTATATAGGCCATTCACTCTCTTTGGTGAATCcctaatgttagagcactgctcggtcgaactcgcatgcatgtttgtcaatgttagtgatcaaaactataagtcttgatttctagtctataactaaggtctcagactaggatagaaaagtgtagttaagctcaagaactccatggcaatcatcatacaagacgaaggactactcaaggaaccggtggatcttcatcgactaaaaggtatgtggagacttgaacttatctatcactcaaaagtctatttatctcatttcttgagacaaaactcgttttgctatatagacttagattatacacatttggtatttcgacccaagtttatctctcctatctatttctcgaaatatgtgttggtaaagctttcgctttagccaagttcatctttgcttagtgacgaaagtcatgacaggtttcaatcactttggaaattgcttactttgacgaaaaatagtttgtgaataacaactatataataaagtcctctaagaatgttccaaatgattgaaatgagagtttagattatataaccattggaggatataatcattgttgtggaaacacatatatgtataagtatttattccttgaaccgaagtttgcgaaatttgttgatcaagagaactggagtagtgcgtgagctaagtccgcgaactggcggaagttctcgaccccagAATTTCTGCTTGAggttgtgaactccatccgggaacttaagtccacgaaccagtccgcgaacttgagtaggttatatctaaaaacgatgactgtgaacttattcttatatacactaaggaatgcaattgcaaaccgtggttatatagttcatgaaccaattcgagtgaatcacatcgtttttgcttcaattgtgtcttgtgtagtacataagatttccttgcaattgaacaactctctaactagttcatttgagtcatttgaactagttatggtgaagaagaatatgtttgatatgaaagtgatcatatggctaaccatttggttacctattgtacaagtttaggtacggttacacgatcctagaaacgtacatttcatttgtgtataacaagctatgttttcgatctaacggttgataaatattagcttgaatctaatcaggttctcatctaacggtgaatattgaatattttgttaccaagctaacattgattgcaaaccctgatttgaaagactatataagggagaactctagcaactgggaaacctaatccccacacattctgtgtgatactagttgtgctaagctagagtcgattctcctttaacctttggtttcttcttctaaaccaggttaatgactaaaagaattcattgggattgtgaagccagaccaatactactttctcgtagttgtgtgatctgatcttgccattttctatcgtacgagttcaattgaaaaaattggcttgagattatatctgcgatagggaaagataaaaagtaatcacaaacatcttcgtctcatcatatgtgattccacaatatattctttcgttgtgtcgattaagattattgtgaggtgattgataatactaggctgttcttcgggaatataagtatggattatcaattggttcctgttcaccttgatttttatcaaaagacggaacaaaactcataggtatattagtgggtgacggatttatctattaccgtagacttttttgtgtgatacaaatttgtttaataaagtcttcgactttgggtcgtagcaactcttagttgtgggtgagatcagctaagggaatcaagtacgtagtatcctgctgggatcagagacgtaggagcataactgtaccttggatcagtgtgagattggttggggttcaactacagttcagaccgaagttagttgaagtaggctagtgtctgtagcggcttaatacaatgtgtcttcactctggactaggtcccgggggtttttctgcatttgcgggttcctcgttaacaaaattctggtgtctgtgttatttctattccgcattatattttgttatataattgaaatgtcacaggttgtgcgttgttcaatcaattagaatatccgaccttttggttgttgatttaaattgattgacacttggatattggtctttggtaccatccaagttatctctctagtattttataaagactcgcagatttctatttgcttgagtatatatcaaatcgagatattgagatataaactctttgatatactttttatctagattgagtctgactgtctagttgattctctataaagtatattggagtttgtccatacatattgctaagcgaaatattgggtgtggttgttagacccccgctttttcaattggtatcagagcaggaaacacgtttaaagaccttacaagtttgtgtttgtggcaatctgagtctgtggacagaatctctgaCATACACGCATACTAAGATGTCttttaaagcttttaactatgccaaaagTCTTGGGGAatgcctcaaaggattactccttagcagattcttctgaatcccgaggttgGAATGTTGTCCCATGTGTAGACATCTCTCTCtccgatgagacattgggcactatggcaaaagatgaaatggagctcaccagaatttcaaaaaaactCTGCTgtgattattgattttcaggatcatgatcagcttattaaTGAATttaaaaagtctcttgatcgaaaaaaaaacacattattgagtccttctctaagaacaTTGAAAATCtcctccaagaaactactctacaacgtgaaaagattagtgttcttgaggatattattaaggaagactcaattagagaaaaacgtttgatcgagacgcattcatcataaCTTAAcaaacttcgtgttgagaaagagaaactaaGCGCATCTCTTATTCTAGCCCAGGAAcaatgcagatccttggaaaaggaaaactctgtcttaaggagaaattcctCTGTACAAACTAATCATGAAGTACAATACATGATgaaatgttctccagaagaagattgtgtcaagaaaagtttacataacttacaatcttctcatatggctatgaagttaaaacaagtgccatttattgcttctcctccacgaacctgtacattctgtgggaaaaagaatcactatgctatccattattTTTCCAAGAGGAAACAAATTTccaaacttcataatttgcttctttccactgtcaatggaataaatagtcgatcgactactgcagtgaattgCATGCCCACAGaataccagaaaccttataaatatgatctctttcctagaaatcatcacagggctcaagtgcattctagtggtaaaaATTCTTGTGTCGCTGATAAAAGATTTTCATGTGTTCATAAGGATGTTtcaggtaaatctaagtctagaaaatggatccctctcCATCCTTATCCTCTTGAACCAGTAGAAAGAGGtcttagatttagtcctcagagaaagccttctgactGATATGTTTCTCAAGCTGTGTCTTTTTCTTCTGGGATGAatgtcaaccgaagaaaggctAAGAACACAAGGATAAAGCTTTCATATGACATGTACAACTCAATTctcaatgatcatagtgggattaattctcactctaccacctgattccaggtattctttttcttgttcctaacttgagaggtgcaaggacaataattgagaattactcaagtatgttgtatattttttCTGTTTAAGTTTTTTCCTTTTTGTGTGCTGACGGTCCATAAATGTTCGCGTCCTCCTCttatgagttcatagggtttccaaaacaagagtttccttctcctgtttagacacatatatattactctatattgtgtttttccatccctaacaaaaattatatggagaactctgcaaaatctcaagagattgtgcatcttgaaaTGGAGGaaagacgctcaaggacgtgagtcaattcaagagatagttctaaagaagatgcttgaaagaaaggatcataactcctggattgatgattccgtcaaggatttaacccattttcagaacgattcaaatgtcgagtttgcaaaccttcaactgcaaataaaccaactattggatggtcaggccaaaatccttgctaatcagaatcttCTGATACGGAAtgaaaagaagctcatcatggattgCGTCAAGTCTAGACAACTTGCTCGAGTTGTTGATCGAAAAGTTGGTGTCCTTAGtcacgaacatggtgtatctacggtcaagaaggtaaaggaaatcagtgacaccttctttgatggattcattgaaagatatgagatcCTCAGTGAACTctgatttcctttttattttcctagtaaatcttctattttcttgtttcttagagaagaataactagagtttggaatagccattattgtgattacacatagctatgtccaacgttttcatcttcatgtttttaggtttattggtttaaattctaaaattgtttggaagatgatttttgcagtattaatctttatggttttatatattgcaatattgttatggtatatgtatgtttgcgtccgtgaacttgattgtcccataccttgtcaaaagtaaattcgttcatgagttgatatgcatgtattgataaaagaatgaattgacttttgacaaatacgaaagttaagcctattatgtcaattattgatggaagataggtttacaaggattgtgtctatgtatgtcattgtgcaaatagtgatggaaaatagaataaatccttatgtattccgcagtattgatcttccctgatccataatcttttatgtattattgtgaggctccgtaaggtgtcttatgttgagcactatcgtctgagttgattattttcttatgattagcttagttgttgatCCGTGTgttactttatgtcgagcattttcaactaaattaatcatcttgtttggttatttagttgttgctccataagttgtCTTATGTCGagaatgaccaattaaattgattacttttgtgattagtttagttgtgtatttcgattagattaattatgggttttcttgtgattaatctaattgagtgtttttaagtctccataaatttacgtatgttgagcatgttcgattaaattaattgtgggttcccttatggttaatttaattgaatatattggattcaaattcatacttgtatgtgatttgttatgtccaaagaaatccttcttttctttttgaaattaaggtcgctcttgttgttctttcgggaatgacatattatgggggagagttcttaattgaacttctgctaaattgccaaatatttgtggggagtgcggctatggaatattataggggttattttatatatttataaactccttggtgaatgcatttagcttcggcttaatgattgcatctaaataagatgatatatgctttcttttggtcatgaaatgtctctttcggaaatttcattaggatcccgttcttgtacctttgccaattttattgacaaaaagggggagaattaatatgtaattcacactacaaatacatatggttttcggatcattatgtaagggggagtggtttccatgtgagatggagtattgactaagggggagtggtttccatgtgagatggagtattgactaagggggagtgacatatcaccatagtattgttgttaaagttgtgatacaattgaactttgacgctgtgtaatgatactataacactgtataacaatgattgagaactcttgttttctcattgttatagctacgaattttcaacaacgatgatgctaaacttacaacctttgggatcattggagtacttggaagtgacaaagatttcgagtaaagtTGAAGATttggcatgtggaataggagctacaaaagtttat
This DNA window, taken from Papaver somniferum cultivar HN1 chromosome 3, ASM357369v1, whole genome shotgun sequence, encodes the following:
- the LOC113356223 gene encoding UDP-glycosyltransferase TURAN-like isoform X1, with amino-acid sequence MGKRGRAAIVVLGDLGRSPRMQYHALSLARQASLEVDIVAYGGSDPHSAILEDRSIHVHTMTQLPVPQGLPKILRPVILLCKALTQFITLLWFLCYKIPAPDVFIVQNPPSVPTLVAVKWASWLRHSAIIVDWHNFGYTLLALSMGRSSPFVKIYRWIEKHYGKMADGSLCVTKAMQHELAQNWEIKATVLYDQPPEFFHPASLEEKHKLFCRLNKDITHPHGFRDFVSAGHVEMDSNAVNENLFTHQIGSDIVLKPDRPVLVVSSTSWTVDEDFGMLLEAALMYDRRVAAIMNEDDSNEEHMVFEGSRIGKSSMYPKLLFIITGKGPEREKYEEQIKRLRLKRVAFRTMWLAAEDYPLLLGSADLGVCLHTSSSGLDLPMKVVDMFGCGLPVCAVSFSCIEELVKVGENGLLFSSSSELADELLMLFKGFPDGCDAMKSLRNGVSERGSSARWANEWEEHAKPLLSEVILMSHK
- the LOC113356223 gene encoding UDP-glycosyltransferase TURAN-like isoform X2, with amino-acid sequence MTQLPVPQGLPKILRPVILLCKALTQFITLLWFLCYKIPAPDVFIVQNPPSVPTLVAVKWASWLRHSAIIVDWHNFGYTLLALSMGRSSPFVKIYRWIEKHYGKMADGSLCVTKAMQHELAQNWEIKATVLYDQPPEFFHPASLEEKHKLFCRLNKDITHPHGFRDFVSAGHVEMDSNAVNENLFTHQIGSDIVLKPDRPVLVVSSTSWTVDEDFGMLLEAALMYDRRVAAIMNEDDSNEEHMVFEGSRIGKSSMYPKLLFIITGKGPEREKYEEQIKRLRLKRVAFRTMWLAAEDYPLLLGSADLGVCLHTSSSGLDLPMKVVDMFGCGLPVCAVSFSCIEELVKVGENGLLFSSSSELADELLMLFKGFPDGCDAMKSLRNGVSERGSSARWANEWEEHAKPLLSEVILMSHK